GATTCATGCAGCACGTTTTTTTTCGTTTCCCGGCGCGCAGCCTCACCTGAACAAAACGAGCTCCGCACGTCTCACATTTGTATGGCTTCTCTCCTGAGTGGATGCGAGTGTGAGTCTTGAGGTTAGCTGGTCTGTTAAACTGAGCACCACAGATATTACAGCGATACGGCTTCTCTCCTGAAAAAGAAGACgtcagtttaaagtttaacgGCGAGGACGCACAAACTCAGAATGCAATAAGTagtacattattttttatttttttattgttttgttttacctgtgtGGACAGTTTTGTGGCTGGCCAGGTTGCCTTTGTATCTGAAGGCAGCCTGACAGCGGTCACACTTGTATGGCTTGTCACTGTGCACTTGGAGCATGTGCTGCTTCAGAGCTTCGTCGTCTGCGAACTTGGAGTCACATTCGTTACAGAAGAACGCCCCGTTTTCTGCCCGGGAGAGAAAtcacaggttaaaaaaaaataaatcaaaaattcCTTCTCGCTCTGCGCGATTGTAGACGGAGTGATTTTTGatgtgagagagaaaaaaaaaagaaaaaaaaaaaaaaggaagaaacacACCACAGCTGGAGTCGGAGTACTCCGAGTGAAGCTCTGCCATGTCTTCTGCCAGACGGGACCTGGAGCTGTTGGGACAGGCGGTGGAGTGCTGCGGGGACCGGGAGCCGCAGGTGGAGCAGCTCAGGCAGTTCAGGTAATGTGGAGGGTGGCCTTCGCCGCTCCTCAGTGACCCCTCAAGTGCACTGATTTACACAACAAGAATAAAAGTTGGAAAACCTGAACGCAAACGAGCTTTTTGTCGCGCCTGCATGTCTGCGGCGCGCCTCACCTGTTGATGATGTTGTTGAGGCGGCTCGCCTGCGGCACCGGCAGGTCCTCGCCGTGGTCGCTGCTCTTGCTCGTCGTTTGCAGGTCGAGGTTCTCGGAGTCGCTTGGGTGAAGGTAGGGCTGCAGGCCGAGGCGCTGGGGGGAGTGAAGCCCTGGCTCCCTCAGCCCCTCGTCTTCTTTTGCCGTCTGGTTCAGCACGATGAACTTGTACTTCTTCCAGTTGCGAGCTTTGGGGTCGGGCACCCCCTGCGAGGCTTGCGCTCCGCCAAGGTGAGACAGGCTGGCGTTCTTGCTGCTGCTGGACTCCGTCGGGGAGTTGGGCTGGCAGTCTGATTTGAGGGGGCTCTGCGGGCTGCTCATGAGACTCTTGCGTCCTGCAGAGGAGATCCCCAGCGGGTAGTGCTGATGAATGAggtcctcctccacctgtgCGGCGTGCTCTTTACCAGAGTCTTTTTGGTGCTCCAGGGTCAACACGGGAAACGCGCGCTTCCTTGAGCTGAGCCCGCCGCCGTCGTGGCCCTCCTTCCTCACCTCGTCGTCTCTCGCTGCCTCCCTGGCAGCGTAGGCAGTAGAGTGAAGGAtgctggaggagctggtgcccaGCGCCCGCGTGTACTCTGCCCTGACGGTGCTGTCGTGAGGAGCACAGTGCTTGTAGTGGATCCCGCTCTTTGACAGGTCGGCAAAAGCGTTTTTGGCATCGGTCAGCTTGCAGAGCGGGAAGGGGAACCCCGGCATGGGGAACTGCCCGTAGAGATGGTAGTTGCTGGGGGTGCTGACCCCGCTGAACATGTTTGTGCCGTAGGGTCTCCCGTCCCTAAACGGAGCGATGCGGCTGTGCAAACTGTCAACAACATCGTGGGGCCGGTAAGCGTGAACATCCTGAGGTAAAACCAGGGGACTGACCAAAAACTCATCTCGAGGCAGCTTGGCAGCCGGATCACTGCAAAGGGGAAGGAGAGGCTTAGAAACAGACACGAACAACAACGACGGGTCTACACGGAAATGTCTTCTACCGACCTGGATTTGATAAATCTGTGGCAGGTGTCCACAACGTGGTCCATCTGCAGGTAGATGGCCGTGTTCATGATAGCCATGATGAGACTTTCCTTGAGTGCCAGACGGGAGGTGTACATGAAGTCCAGCAGGATGGCAAAGCCCTCTGGGTCCACCTTCGGGTCCAGACTGATGGCGTTAAGGTTGCACTTGTGGGAGTCGGTGAAGATCGTGTAAAACAGCCCACTGCAGCCGTGCGACAGGAAGAACAGGCAAACGCCAGCGCGTAAAAATTGGTTCCCTTACCTCTCGGCAAGCACACGACAGACAAAACGACTAAGAGCCACACACCTGCAAGCCATGAGGACGGTCTTGTGAGCGCGAAACTGCTGCCTGTTGACCAGGATGGTGACATCGGTGAGGATGTCTCTGCTGCGCAGCCGGTTCAGGTTGAGCAGGACGTCACTGGCATGCCGGGTGAACTGTATGCAGCTGTCTGCTGCGCAAGCCATTTTCTCTACTTCTGCAAACCACAAAAAGACATGGGTTTAGGTTAAAAAAGTAACACTTTGGTTGCTTAATTTCACTGTAGTACTTTTctaaaaatggataaatgaacTGGGTTGGAGTTTGACAGGTtttaaagaagagaagaaaggagTCACCAGAAGGAGGCGCcgtttattaaaacatttggaaacaTTTCGCTCCTCTTCACCACGTCTCAACTGAAGCCCCTGTtacattaaatcagactgaaaataaatacaaatacgaacacattttttttgtagctATAGTAAGTACAAATcgaggcttgtttttttttttttttttttacattaataattcggagccaaaacaaacaagcaggagCAAATAAAGTGCATGTCTGAAGCGGGTAGATATCAGCAGAGCAAAAGTTTGCAACCAGACACTTTTCTGACAGGCTGGATAATTTCCACACCtttcaaaaaacaacacaaataacaTGGTCAGTGTGATTTCAGTCAGGAGATGTCCTCTCCACGGCGGAGTAAACAAACCTCCCCTGCTCCCCTGCGCAGGTAGGCTGGTTTATAAAAGGAGGCGCACCATGCTTTGCTGCCTTTCTGGGTCAATTACTTTATGAGAGCGAAAAGTAAAACTGAGTAAACCcgtggccacacacacacacacacacacacacacacacacacacacacacacacagaggaggaTTTATGACAGTATCTTTAACTCGGTGTCTGCAACTGGACCCGTCCGCAAATAGAAGCAGGGCTGAAAACCAACCAGCTTACAGAAACTATTCAGCCGCACTTCTCGTCAAAGTCGCgagcgctgctgctgctcgcgACTTTCGCTGTTCGGCcattttattggctttttaCCCTTTAAAACTTCACCTAGTCGAGCTGCAAACTTGTCAAACAGCCACAgtgaggtggaggtggaggggggagaCAACTTCTTGTCTGTACCGCGGAAAACatgcgcgcgcgcacacacacctgAACAGTACATTTCCGCTGCTGTGTTACGGTAACAGGACTTGTTCTGCGCTCCATTAGAGCAAATTACTGAGGCAgcgaagttaaaaaaaaataataaaaaatgacaaataaaaatactcgGAGCCTGCTGCCAGCTGATAAAGTTAGTGTGACAGCAGTTCTCTGACACTTGAGCGaagtggaaacaaaataataattaataaaaaagaatcacaCGCACGTCCACCCGAGCGCCGCAGTCACCGAAGCCGAGCCTCGGTGACTGCGGCGCGGCCGAGCGGAGCGACAAGGTGCCGCGGGAAGGAGGCGGCTGTCCGCCCGAGCCCGAGCCGAGCCCGAGCCCGAGCCGAGCGGCGCCGAGGCGGTCCGGGAGCTGTCAGAGAGCCGAGCTCCGGGCTGTCACCCGCAGCagcctttcctcctcctcctcctctcacacaCTCAGCCCCGGCTTCACAAACACTTCACCCGGCAAACACACGCAACAAAACGGACAAATGTCTAAGAACATCAATAAACAGCACACAGTAGAATAAGAAACTTCGCgccaaattaaaataaaaatggaatttaaaaaaaatcacctggTAGCGCTTTCCTAGAAACTTCTTGCATCACCACTTCTAAGAACCCCTGTTCTAAGAATCAGACGAGTACAATTCTCGGAATTTGAGCCTGGGACCGTACCACTCTGCCGGCGCAGGGGAGAGGCGCGCGCTTCTCAACTTCCCGACACGGCCGCGTTTCCGAGCCGCGTTTCCAGCCCGGACGGCGCCCGGCGACCTGCGGAGCGACGAGAGCGAGCTTCCGGCGTCCGAGCGAGCGCGAAAATGAGGCGACTCGCGGGGGGCTGACGCTGGAAGTGGCTCCGGGAGGGTCGGAACTCCCCCCTTTCACCCCTCCAGCTTTTGGTCGAGTCCGCAATCACAGGACGTCGAGCTGGAGACGTCACCTGCTTCGTGAAAGCCAGCCCCCCGAAATTCTCAGAACTAATTTATATTCCGTGACCTAATGCAGCGCATCGTGTCGTTGCCATCTATCACATCTAACACacactcctctctctctctctctctctctctctctctctctctctctctctctcactcacacacacacacacacgcacacagacccAGCACGAGCGGCAGACAGAGAGCTCTAAATTAGGTCCAGGCTCGGgtgtttttccccccacactTAGCACGCTGTAGCCACGTTTCCCTGCAGGTATGCTAACTTCATAGGGACGCGGAGCGCGGCTCGTCGGCGGGGTTGTGGGGGGAGGTTTGTTGAAAAGCTGGGGGCAGATTTTAAACATGTATTATTCGCCTGTCGATGCAGCGTTTGGACGGGATTGTTGTTAGACTCGACCCTCGGCTCGACTTGTTTTGAAGTGTGTCTTGTGCTTCCTGTGCTGGGTGaaagccagtgtgtgtgtgtgggggggctttttttgttttgttttgttttgttttctttttgatttgcGGTGTTCTGACTAAGCGTTGGAGCAACTTGTTGCAGCCGCCGGTCCTGAACGAGCTCATGTGTGCAGTGCTGTGAAATGAAAAGTCAAGGTCAGACCTGGATGGTTTCCCGCTGACCCGTGCCTCTTCTGATGTGTGGGGCTTGTTCTATTTCCCTTTAAATGATCCTTTTAACTGCACTGCATGGAGTTTTGTTCACAAAGATGAGCTCTTCTGGGAAATCGTCCATGTCAGACAATGAGAATGTTTGCAAAGTAACCTATTGAgtgctccacacacacatttcagttTCTACATTCACTGTTAATTGCATGTATACCCCATGTTGCGTCATTTCTCCGAGCCTTGCACGAGTACAAAACCAGTTCATTTCTATTTTATTCCCGTCTCGCTTCCCTCCCCATCCCCATCCCCAGCCGGGGCGCTCGCACAAAATCAAACATCTCCAGAAAGGGCGAAGCCGAGGCGTGCGGCTTTGTTTTTCGCCCAAGCCTTGGGGTCTCGACGGGGCGCGCCGGAGGAGTCGAGGTTCGTTCGGCGAGATGTGGGCGACTCACCTTGGAAGCCCTGTTTGTGGTGACTCCAAGCCACGGCTTCGCCCTCTTTTCTGGAAGCGCCCGCTCCTTGGCAGAGAAGGAGCATTTGCTGGGCTGGAGAGACGAAAGACAACGACATTCCCGTCAGTCTGTGTCAAACAGTGAACGTGTACGCAGCGGGCATCAGCTGCAAAGATGGAACTCAGTGAAACACTTTATTCTGCTCAGCATTAGTTACAGTTAATAACCTGTTTCAGGCAGACTTTAAATGCCTTTCTACATGCTCGTAAAGTCTTCAACGTCTCTCTTGATCTAAAATGACAAGTTCGATGAAACTTGTCCTCAGACTGCTGTTTGAACAGCTGTATTGAGAATACCGACTTACACAAATGTGACATTTCGACTAAAGGTACACCGAACAATCAGCCGCTCTTTGccactttttaaacaatcagcTGTCGGCCCTGCCTGCCCGTTAATTATGGgccaagtaggaaaatgaagacgCAGCTCACTGTAGCCCACTATTTGTTAGTTTTGAAAGTGAGCTTGCTCTTCATTGTTCACGTTTAAGTGTCGCGAAATACACGTCTTAAGTGAAGCAGCATTAtattcctgttaaaagagaaatgcatagagaaaaaaaagatatcgGTGTTCTGTATCGACCCTGATGTCTTAAGATCTGCATTGGCCATAAAGATCCcatattgttattttatctgctacttttctttcttttttttgtgtgggttttttatttttggagaagCTGCTTCTTTTCTTGTAAGGCAACAAACTCTGCTTTACTGCCAGCGCCGTTTCCCAGCGGAGCACCCCAGCATCCTCACATCTGGATCCGGAATCCCTCTAAAAACACTTCAGGTGTTCACAAACCATTAgggggagggtggtgggggggataAGAACATACAAAAAGTCTCCAAAATAATTAAGAcgaaggcttttttttctctccctctctctctctctctctctctcttttgtctttttttattttattatttcgtACAGCAATCTCCGATTCAGCACAGCCAAATAAAGAGCTCCAAACAAAGAGCAGCGTCAACTTTCTTTCAATCCACTTGGGGGATGTTTAAGGCGCTCCGGCACAGTTATGCATAATGCACGGCCATAAAGCATCCAGGAGTTAGGAGAGGAGATGTGTAATTTACCACGGCCTCATGCTGTGCCCCTTATATACAGGGATGGGATAATTACTGCAAATCCTTGGCAAACATTCCCCCCCTCAACTCAACCAATTTcttagcaagaaaaaaaaatggcccaCTTTGCAGAGGGCAGTAAAAGAGAGTGGAGCCTCCTGATCAATACTCTTCCTTCCCACCCCCCAACCCCCACCCTGTGTCAGTTAATCCCCTCTGATCTCTGTTCAGGCCGGATAATTAAGCGGCCATGACACGAGCGCGTCGGCCTCTTTGTCGGAGTGGCGCGGCGTTTCAGAAACAATCGCATCCCGGGCAGGTTGCGAGCACGGTCCGAGCCTTCGCCAACGCTCGCACGTTTaattaagaagaagaagaggaagaagccTTTCACTTCCGCGACACGGTCTGAATAATCATCTCTTCGCCCTCGGTTGGTGCCTGATAGGTCACTGAATAGAAATGCCCACTGACAAAAGCCCGAGGCCCGGAGGTTGCgtcacttcttcttcttcttcttttttttttttcataaactgcACACTTTTGTCTCGTTTCACAGCAAATTTCTGCCAACTTCAGTGTTCATTGTCAGCAAAGATGAGTGCCGAGTTTTGTTCTGAGAGGCATGATGCAACCGCGCTGTAACACCAAACAGATAATGCTGTTAGCTACAGAGGTCTTTTttaagttcctttttttaaaaggaatttctttttatattgttAAGTTTCACTTTTGTAACTCCATGCATCCCAGAAGCTTTCCCCTCTCCCTCCCCCACActccatttcttttctttttctttttctgcctaCATTTGCTcacatttatgtttcttttctttttttatgtcaatcACCACCACTGCAGGTGTGATAGTGTcaacaaaaagatgttttttttttctttctccgtttattgctattattattaacattattGCTCTCATTGTGCGCGTTCGTACCTTTTCCTTGATCGTCTGTTTGGAGAGATCACAGAAAACATACAGGGATGCATCATTTATAAGCACAGGTGAGGAATTGAGACGTAATAAACGAGAGCAGTGAAAACAAATCACATCAAAAGACTTTTTCAGGGCAGGAGGGAACAAATTTTAGAGGctcgtctcttttttttttctcctctttttaatTACCAGACAGATGAGTTCCGTTCTGACATAGTTGAGGCTGTTTGAAACGAAGCTGCTTGAAGGTTGTGTTTTATCACCACTCGACGAGGTGAAACACCAACATAAAAATACGGGTGGAGAGCTCACTGAGGTTTCCCACTTGGAAAACCGGAGTTTCAGGATCATCTCGGGACTTTGGGTTCTTCCTAAATCTTGCACTGATGCAGGAgtgtcaaactaaaaaaaaaaaacttggttctagccaagggccaatcttgGTCAGTTTTTAATTAAGTAAACATA
The Kryptolebias marmoratus isolate JLee-2015 linkage group LG24, ASM164957v2, whole genome shotgun sequence DNA segment above includes these coding regions:
- the bcl6aa gene encoding BCL6A transcription repressor a isoform X4 codes for the protein MACAADSCIQFTRHASDVLLNLNRLRSRDILTDVTILVNRQQFRAHKTVLMACSGLFYTIFTDSHKCNLNAISLDPKVDPEGFAILLDFMYTSRLALKESLIMAIMNTAIYLQMDHVVDTCHRFIKSSDPAAKLPRDEFLVSPLVLPQDVHAYRPHDVVDSLHSRIAPFRDGRPYGTNMFSGVSTPSNYHLYGQFPMPGFPFPLCKLTDAKNAFADLSKSGIHYKHCAPHDSTVRAEYTRALGTSSSSILHSTAYAAREAARDDEVRKEGHDGGGLSSRKRAFPVLTLEHQKDSGKEHAAQVEEDLIHQHYPLGISSAGRKSLMSSPQSPLKSDCQPNSPTESSSSKNASLSHLGGAQASQGVPDPKARNWKKYKFIVLNQTAKEDEGLREPGLHSPQRLGLQPYLHPSDSENLDLQTTSKSSDHGEDLPVPQASRLNNIINSALEGSLRSGEGHPPHYLNCLSCSTCGSRSPQHSTACPNSSRSRLAEDMAELHSEYSDSSCENGAFFCNECDSKFADDEALKQHMLQVHSDKPYKCDRCQAAFRYKGNLASHKTVHTGEKPYRCNICGAQFNRPANLKTHTRIHSGEKPYKCETCGARFVQVAHLRAHVLIHTGEKPYPCEICGTRFRHLQTLKSHLRIHTGEKPYHCEKCNLHFRHKSQLRLHLRQKHGAITNTKIQYRMSTANMPTDLTKAC
- the bcl6aa gene encoding BCL6A transcription repressor a isoform X1 translates to MPHSFQQKKAQQMLLLCQGAGASRKEGEAVAWSHHKQGFQEVEKMACAADSCIQFTRHASDVLLNLNRLRSRDILTDVTILVNRQQFRAHKTVLMACSGLFYTIFTDSHKCNLNAISLDPKVDPEGFAILLDFMYTSRLALKESLIMAIMNTAIYLQMDHVVDTCHRFIKSSDPAAKLPRDEFLVSPLVLPQDVHAYRPHDVVDSLHSRIAPFRDGRPYGTNMFSGVSTPSNYHLYGQFPMPGFPFPLCKLTDAKNAFADLSKSGIHYKHCAPHDSTVRAEYTRALGTSSSSILHSTAYAAREAARDDEVRKEGHDGGGLSSRKRAFPVLTLEHQKDSGKEHAAQVEEDLIHQHYPLGISSAGRKSLMSSPQSPLKSDCQPNSPTESSSSKNASLSHLGGAQASQGVPDPKARNWKKYKFIVLNQTAKEDEGLREPGLHSPQRLGLQPYLHPSDSENLDLQTTSKSSDHGEDLPVPQASRLNNIINSALEGSLRSGEGHPPHYLNCLSCSTCGSRSPQHSTACPNSSRSRLAEDMAELHSEYSDSSCENGAFFCNECDSKFADDEALKQHMLQVHSDKPYKCDRCQAAFRYKGNLASHKTVHTGEKPYRCNICGAQFNRPANLKTHTRIHSGEKPYKCETCGARFVQVAHLRAHVLIHTGEKPYPCEICGTRFRHLQTLKSHLRIHTGEKPYHCEKCNLHFRHKSQLRLHLRQKHGAITNTKIQYRMSTANMPTDLTKAC
- the bcl6aa gene encoding BCL6A transcription repressor a isoform X2 gives rise to the protein MQEVSRKALPEVEKMACAADSCIQFTRHASDVLLNLNRLRSRDILTDVTILVNRQQFRAHKTVLMACSGLFYTIFTDSHKCNLNAISLDPKVDPEGFAILLDFMYTSRLALKESLIMAIMNTAIYLQMDHVVDTCHRFIKSSDPAAKLPRDEFLVSPLVLPQDVHAYRPHDVVDSLHSRIAPFRDGRPYGTNMFSGVSTPSNYHLYGQFPMPGFPFPLCKLTDAKNAFADLSKSGIHYKHCAPHDSTVRAEYTRALGTSSSSILHSTAYAAREAARDDEVRKEGHDGGGLSSRKRAFPVLTLEHQKDSGKEHAAQVEEDLIHQHYPLGISSAGRKSLMSSPQSPLKSDCQPNSPTESSSSKNASLSHLGGAQASQGVPDPKARNWKKYKFIVLNQTAKEDEGLREPGLHSPQRLGLQPYLHPSDSENLDLQTTSKSSDHGEDLPVPQASRLNNIINSALEGSLRSGEGHPPHYLNCLSCSTCGSRSPQHSTACPNSSRSRLAEDMAELHSEYSDSSCENGAFFCNECDSKFADDEALKQHMLQVHSDKPYKCDRCQAAFRYKGNLASHKTVHTGEKPYRCNICGAQFNRPANLKTHTRIHSGEKPYKCETCGARFVQVAHLRAHVLIHTGEKPYPCEICGTRFRHLQTLKSHLRIHTGEKPYHCEKCNLHFRHKSQLRLHLRQKHGAITNTKIQYRMSTANMPTDLTKAC
- the bcl6aa gene encoding BCL6A transcription repressor a isoform X3, giving the protein MYCSEVEKMACAADSCIQFTRHASDVLLNLNRLRSRDILTDVTILVNRQQFRAHKTVLMACSGLFYTIFTDSHKCNLNAISLDPKVDPEGFAILLDFMYTSRLALKESLIMAIMNTAIYLQMDHVVDTCHRFIKSSDPAAKLPRDEFLVSPLVLPQDVHAYRPHDVVDSLHSRIAPFRDGRPYGTNMFSGVSTPSNYHLYGQFPMPGFPFPLCKLTDAKNAFADLSKSGIHYKHCAPHDSTVRAEYTRALGTSSSSILHSTAYAAREAARDDEVRKEGHDGGGLSSRKRAFPVLTLEHQKDSGKEHAAQVEEDLIHQHYPLGISSAGRKSLMSSPQSPLKSDCQPNSPTESSSSKNASLSHLGGAQASQGVPDPKARNWKKYKFIVLNQTAKEDEGLREPGLHSPQRLGLQPYLHPSDSENLDLQTTSKSSDHGEDLPVPQASRLNNIINSALEGSLRSGEGHPPHYLNCLSCSTCGSRSPQHSTACPNSSRSRLAEDMAELHSEYSDSSCENGAFFCNECDSKFADDEALKQHMLQVHSDKPYKCDRCQAAFRYKGNLASHKTVHTGEKPYRCNICGAQFNRPANLKTHTRIHSGEKPYKCETCGARFVQVAHLRAHVLIHTGEKPYPCEICGTRFRHLQTLKSHLRIHTGEKPYHCEKCNLHFRHKSQLRLHLRQKHGAITNTKIQYRMSTANMPTDLTKAC